The genomic DNA TGAGATCGTCGCGGTCGATCGTGCTGGTGACGCCATTTCGTTGAACCGTAAGGGTGAGTAATTCGTCGGCGTATGAGTCAATGAACGTTGCTTCGTAGCGAATGATGCGATCCGGTAAGCGATCTAAATTGGCCCGAGAGGGAAGAGAACCCTTCGATCGATGCGGGGGCATGCCGGGTTCCGGCGCCATATCGCCGCTACGTAAGTGCATGGTCGGACGTGTGCGTTGTTTCAAGGAAGACAGCGTCGCTTCCCCGTCGATCGCCACGAGTTGAGTTTCGCCCGTCTCCGCAATTCCGGTTGCGCAGCGCGTTCCCTGGTCGACCCCCTCGGCCCCAGGGGGCGCATCGACCGAACACTTTCCCGATCGTACACGCAGCGACTGGCGACCTTCTGCGGTGAAGCCACTCGGCGCCTGAATGACGGCACGGGCCCCCGATGCAAACTCGATTCCAAGGACCCACTCGGTGAGAACATAGTTCTTGCCAATCGTTACTTTCTGGCCGCCGGTTGTGGGATCGCCACCTTGGCTAAGGAGTATTGCGTTGGCCACCGCAACCGTCTTTGGCGAATGATCCTCGTCGCCACCTTGGGGAACTACGGCGACGGGATTTGATTGGGGCGTTGTCAACAAAACCGTGAGGAGTGAGACCAAGACCAGAATACTGGCAGCCAAACCAGCCTGAAAGATCCTGCTGCGCCACAGGTTGTGCTTGTCCGGGACCAAGGTTTCCTCGGTTGATTTTACGAGTTCCGGGATGTCTTCATCCGAGCGGCTCAGTTGATCTAAATCGAGATGCATGCTCATGGCCTGCAGATAGGCGACACGCAGCGGCTCGGACTCGACAAGGGCACACTCCAGATCTTCTTTTTGCTGAAGAGTTAGCGTGCCGGCGATGATCGCCTCGAATAACGATGAAATACGTTGAAATTCTGAATCGCTCATAACGCCCTCTCTTTGGACAATCCGCGTCGGGCTCTGTCAAATATTTGTACTATTCGGCCTTCGAACGCCTGGCGACACAATGGGACAATCGACGCCGGAGTAAATACATTCGGTTGTAAAACGTGCGAACCGAGCATCCCAGCGATTGCGCAATGGAATCGAACGAGCGTCCTTCCCAGTAGATTTGCCAGACAAAGGATTGCTCTCGCTCGGGAAGTGCCTGCACACAATTTCGCAATGCCGACAATCGCTGATGCGATGGGGCTTGGTCTAAATTCTCGAGCGTGCTGGCCAATAGTTCTGGCAGGTCGTTTCGCCAAAGCATTCGATCTGCGACACGCGCCCGACGAAAGTTATACGCTTCGAATCGTGCGATCCCACATGCCCACGACAGGAAGCTACGTGAACGGTCGTAATCGGAAAATTTCTGCCACATCACCAGGCTTATCCGCTGACAAAGGTCTTCCGCATCCGCGACATTGCTCACGAGCGCGACCAGGTAGAGCATCAGTTTATCCCGTGAAGCCTGTAGCATCTGTTCGAACTCCAGACGCAGCTCCATCTCTCGGGCTTCGGCATCCTCGTTCAATTGTTCTACTTTTTGATTCATTCCGTCCGCATTACTTTGCGCTGACAAATCAAGCTCGGACATGACAACTCTCCGATAACGCATCGAATTCGCGATTGGCACGGGCCTTCCTTGGCGATCTAATTGTCAGTTAGCGTGAACTCGTAAAAGTTGGTACCTGAATTCACTGTGTAGGCCTCGTTGCTGGTCGATGGATTCCAGTATTTTTGTGGGACCTCATTCCAGAGCGGCGGTACGGTCTCAGCGGTGATCTCCAATACGTTATCATCAATCTCGCCCGGCGGCCGGATATTGACAACATAGTCACCGACGAGAACGTCGGGGCCTTCTCGCATGATCATTGTGAAGTTGCCGTCGGAATCTGTCACGCCGACGGCAGGAATTCCGGTTCCCTTGTGAAGCATGACGACCGAGGAACCTTCAGGAATGGTCCCGTCGCGGTAGCTAACGTGTCCCTTCACGGTGCCCGTTTCTCCGGGAAGATTGTGTGCACGACTGCATCCCAGGCTCAAGGCACCGGCAATCAAACAAAGCAAGACGATACGGCCTGAAAACATGATAGTGGATCACCTGTGGGATTTGCGTTTAAAAAACAGTGTAAGGTATGGATGTCTTAGTAGAGTGGGAGTTACTCAGGGACGGACGACAGGTGTGTAGGTCGCCGCTGGACTTCCAACCAGGCGCAAGCCGCTTCGGCAAGTCCTTCATGGCCTCCCTCGAAGATGGTCAAGCGTGCGTTGTTGGTCTTCCGTCGAAGTTTGATGTCTCGTCGATAAGTTGGGTCCTCTGCCGTGTCCTGGGCCTGGGGTTTGGTGAGTTTGCCCTGGTCCCAAAGCTGCTGCAACTCTGCGTCGCTCACAAGAGGAGCGGCATGGCTTTTGGCAATTGCGTTATAGAGTTGGACCGAGTGTTGGAATGGTACCGAGCCGGACTGGCCATCGTGTACACCTGCGGCGATGTCGAGTGGTAGATCTCCCGCGTTGGTGATCCAATGAATCGGGGAACGCTGGTAGTACTGCTGGTCCACCAGCTTGCTGACACCTGGAGCACCGCCACAGCACTTGGCAACCTTCTTGGCATAGTTCTGAGGGATGCCGTTGGGTGAATGGTGTTCATACCACTTCTTCAAATCGCTGATTCCAACCCACGCAGAAGCCGCGGTAAATCGCTCCGGATGCCGGCCTGCCATCAACATCGTCATATGACCGCCTCCCGAAGCACCTGCAAGGTAGATCCGATTCGTGTCAACATTCAAATGCTTGATCGCGAATTCGACGCAGTCCAACACATCGGCACGTGCTGCTGCTGAACCGCAGGCCTCTGGGTTGTCATTGGGACCGCGGAAATTGGGCTCGACAAAGATCCAACCGCGACTCAAAGCGGCACGCAGCCACTCGGGTTTATGCAGATGATAGTCGCTACTCCAGGAATGCAGGAACACGAGAACGGGGCGCTCTGCATCCTGGCTTTTTGGAGGAAGTGCGTAGCGAAGCGGTTGCATCGTCCTGTCGAACGTGCTGACGAATTCTGCCTCGATATATCGCGGATCGACGGATGAGTTGGGCAACTCTTGGGGCGATGGATCCACGGCTTCTATTTCACCAGTCGATGCGAGTAGCAAAACGATCAGCCCTAAGAATCTAGATGGTTTCAGTTGAGATCGAAACAAGGTGAAGTGTTGCATTGGAAAGACAATCGGCAAAGTTTACAAGTGAAGGACTCGGAGCCAGTCAACCGCTCGTAAATCATCGCGATGCCTGGCGCCGAGTACTGCGTCTTGGGGAATGACTAGAATTCGCCAAGGACCTGACCATCATCGCGTGTCGCCAGGAGTTTTAGTGTTCGTAGCTCGAGATTTTCGCTTACGAAACGCACCGACCCATCGCTGATCGCAACTAATGACCCGCCAGGGTGAGCCGAGAAGATGCCGTTGTTGGTGCCGTCGTTGTTCTTCACGCCGGTTAGGCTCAAGGACGATCCGTTGATCGGATACATGATGGTGGTCGTATTGAAAGTGCGTTCGGTAAATCCGAATGCTGTCTTATTGATGCCACACATGAATCCCTGGTGGTTGTTGATGGTCGCCGTACGATTGCCATTTGTATCGACGACGAAATCAGCCTGCTCGCCAACAATGAGCGTGTTGGAAAGCCCATCGGTCGCATCACGCATTTTGATGGAGTTGAGTGGGGTTAACATGCCGCTCAGCGAAACAATCCCGCTTTGATAACCGACCCACTGGCGATTGGTAGGATTCAGGTTAAAGCCCAACGCATCGTTGGCGGCTCCCGAAATGCCCGTGTATTGCGGACAGGTAATCGTGTAGGAATAACCCGAACTGCGAACGGCTTGCAGTGGGCTCGAGGGGCAAAGCATCACGTCGATTTCGATCCCGTCGATGATCGGTCCATTCACGGCGTGACCGTCATATGCGCCACCGCCACCGTTGGACAGGCTGCCCGGGTGATTACCATCAACGGTCAATTGGTCGGATAGATTGCCCTGCTCTACAAACGGCAACAGCCCTAGCCACCACGAGACACCAAACCCTGGGTTCGCCAAGTCGCCCTTCGAATGTCGCGAACCGATCGGGAACGATTGGAAGGTGTCGTGGTAGTTATGCAGTCCTAGGCCGATCTGTTTCAGATTGTTACCGCACGACATCCGCCGGGCTGCTTCGCGGGCGGCTTGCACGGCGGGAAGAAGAAGCCCGACCAAGATGCCGATGATGGCGATGACGACCAAGAGCTCGACTAGGGTGAATCCGTGTCGACGGAAAGGATGGAACCGCAACATGATATGAGTCCTTTGGAAGTAGTGGAAATGATAGTGACGACGTGTGATAGACTCTTCGGCTTGTTAAACAAGTAAAGAAAAAGACAATCGTCACCCCTAAATCGTCGGGAATGCATAACCTTTCATGGCACAATCCGACAAAAACGCATTGTTTTTTCGGAGTACTTGTTTACCGGGGCAAAAACTGGTGTTGTCGAAAACAGGGTAAATCGATCAAAATTCGCGGGTCATGAATGTCCCCAAGATTACGACCGATTGTCCCGACTGCAAGACGTTACTTGAGCAACAGCAGGCGATCAATGAAATGCTGGTCAAGCAGATCGAAATATTGACTGCACGTCTCGAAAAGGTTGAACGCGAAGGTAAACGCCAAGCGGCTCCCTTTCGCAAGAAACGAAAATCCGATCCGAAGAAACCGGGACGCAAGAGTGGCGAGGATCACGGCAATCACCATCGCCGAGCCGTGCCTGAGGTGATCGACGAGACCTACGATGTTCCGCTGCCCGCATGCTGCCCCGATTGCGGTCACAAGGAACTGACGAAAACCGAAACTCTCGTCCAATTCCAAACCGAGATCCCTCGCACCGTCATCAACCGACAATTCAATATTGACGCTGGCCGTTGCAGTGGATGCGGAAGCCATGTTCAGAGCCGACACGAATTGCAAACTTCCGGCGCCGTGGGCGCTGCCGCCGCTCAACTTGGCCCGAATGTCCACGCCGCGATGACGCTGCTCAACAAAGAACTCGGGCTCAGTCATGGCAAAGTCAAACGCCTGCTGGAAATGCTCTTTGAAATCCACGTCAGTCGGAGCACCAGTTGTCGCAGTATGCTTCGCACGGCGGATCGACTCGAGCAGGCTGACCAACAAGTTCGTGATGCCGTGCGAGGTTCACCGCAGGTCGTAGGTGATGAAACGGGCTGGCGAGTGGATGGACGTGGGGCTTGGCTACACGCCTTCGTCGGGCTGACGGCCACGTGCTACGAGGTGGACCCGACGCGAAGCATCGGACCGGCAAAACGACTGCTGGGGATGGATTGGTCTGGAATCTTCGGACACGATGGCTGGGCGGTCTACGACAAATTCACTTCGGCGACTCATCAACAATGCTTCGCGCACCTGCTTCGGCGATGTGAATCGCTGATCGAAAGCGGGACGGGTGTTGCGTTGGCGTTTCCGCGCGGCGTGAAGAAGTTGTTGTTGCGAGGTTTTGAATTTCGCAATCGCTTTCGGCGAGATGAAGTGGGCGTTCATGGCATGAAGGTGATGGCAGGAAGATTGACAATGCAGATGTGGGACTTGGTCCGCCATCGGAAGACCCACAGGGCCAATGAACGATTCGCAAAGTTCCTCGAGAAGCACTTACATGACCTGTACACCTTTCTTCGGCATCCCGGTGCGGATGCGACGAACTGGCGAGGCGAGCAAGCGATTCGTCCCGCCGTGGTGAATCGGAAAGTCTGGGGCGGAAATCGAACCGAGTCCGGAGCGTTGGCACAATCCCGAATCATGAGTGTGATGCAAACCTGCAAGCAACGACTGGCCGACCCGTTCGACTTCATCCGCCATCAACTGCTCAGCCCTACGCCGCTGGCACTGCCATTACCCATCACGGCCCGGTAAACAAGTACATTTTCGGATTGGTTCGCGTTGGCGAGCGCTTCAATTGCAGCTATTGGAGCAGCGTAAGGTCTCTCTAGGACAGAAGTTAGCTACGCAAGCCTGAAGAAGAAGATTACCGGGCGCTGCACCTCTCCTGGAAATTTTTCCGTTAGGTACGACGTTTTTGACATGAAGTCGGTCGCGGTCACTACGATTTATAGTTGCAGCCTACCTGATATACGCCAATGAACTTTTGTTGGCTCCCTCCCTTATATTCCTGATGCAGAATACCGTTGCCCATGGTACATAGAACGGTCGTTGTTTCCCTGATCATCCTGATTCTCTGTGCAAGTTCCGTTGGGGCAGATGAAGCTCCCGACTTTGCTCGCGAGGTTCTCCCGATTCTGTCGAAACAGTGCTTTGCTTGTCACGGTCCTGACGAAGAGACGCGTGAGGGAGGACTGCGACTCGACACGCGCGAGCACGCGGTTGAAGAACTCGATAGCGGCAGCAGGGCGATCGTGCCCGGCGACGCTGACCAAAGCGAGCTGATGGCCCGCGTGGTCACGAAGGATGAGTTCCTGCAGATGCCTCCCCCGGAAACGGGCAAGTCTTTGTCGGACGACGAGAAAGAGATCCTTCGACGCTGGGTCGAGAGTGGCGCAAAATATTCTTTGCACTGGGCGTTTCAGCCAATTCATAAGCCGGCTGCCCCACTGTCAACAAAGGGTGGCTGGGGACGCAACGAAGTGGATGCGTTTGTGCTGGCGAAGCTTCAAGCGGCCGGGTTGTCTCCCAGTCCCGAGGCTTCACCAGAAGAGTTGATGCGTCGACTCTATCTCGATTTGATCGGCCTTCCACCGACCTATACAGAGGTTCAAGAGTTTGCCAGCGACCCCAATGACGAAGCCTACGGGCAGATCGTTGACAGGCTGCTTGCATCGAAGCATTTCGGTGAACGTTGGGGACGCCACTGGCTCGACCTGGCTCGGTACGCCGACAGCAACGGATATTTGGGAGACGAGCTTCGACCGGAGGCCTGGCGTTACCGCGACTGGGTGATCGAAGCGATCAACAACGATCTGCCGTATGATCAGTTCTCGACGGAACAAATTGCTGGTGACTTGTTGGAGGACGCGACGGAATCACAGCGGATTGCCACTGGCTTCCATCGCAACGCCATGGAAAATACCGAAGCGGGTGTCGATAAAGAGGCCGACCGCGTCGCCCAAACGGTAGACCGGCTCAGTACATTCGGAACGATCTGGATGGGCATGACGGTCGGGTGTGCCGAATGCCATACCCATAAATTCGACCCGCTGACGCACCAGGAGTTCTATCAACTCTACGCGTTCTTCAACAATCTCGAGAGTGACAAAGTCGTCCTTGGCTATCGAGACCAAGTCGCCGAAGATTCCCAAGAGGCCAAGCAACGGGAAGAAAAGATCGACGAGATCGTTGCGAAGATTCTGCAGGACCTGGTTTCCTTGGATCCTGCTCAGAAAGAGTTGGTCGACCAGCGTTTGGATACGTTGGCCAAGCCAGAGAAACATCGCACTGAGGAGGAGAAGGAGTCGCTCGAACACTGGCTTGCCGACCTGCCGGACGACACACGATCACGACTGGCCGAGTACGAAGATCTGGCCAGCAAACGACCGGCGCCGAAACAAATTGTCGCCCCCGCCGTGCAGCAACGCCGCAAGCCACGCCAAACATTCATTCACTATCGCGGCGACTTCCGACAACCAAGCGATAAGGTCTATCCAGGGACGCCTAGTTTTCTTCCTCCACTGGAATCAAGCGAGAAGGACGCGGATCGTGTGGACTTGGCGAAGTGGCTATTCCATCCGGAGCATCCGCTGACCGCGCGGACAGCCACAAATCACATTTGGCAGCATCTATTTCTGGAGGGAATGTTTCGGACCGAAGACAATCTTGGCGTCGCCGGGGATCCGCCGACGCATCCTCAGCTTCTCGATTGGTTAGCAGGCGAGCTACAGGAAAACGGATGGAGCCGAAAGTCACTGATCAAGACGATTGTTCTTTCGTCGACCTATCGCCAAAGTTCTCAACAGACTCAGCGACTGAAGGAAGTGGATCCCGAGAACCGTTTGCTGGGCCGCCAGTTTCGATATCGCTTGGAAGCGGAAATCATTCGCGATCTGGCTCTCTCGGTGAGCGGCTTGATCTCAAAGAACATCGGCGGCCCCAGTATTCGCCCACCGATGAATAAACGCCTGACTTCGATCAGTCGAAATCAGAGCTGGGATGTGAGTCGTGGAGAACAGAAGTATCGACGGGGGATGTATATCCTGTTCCGCCGGGCTACTCCGTTTCCGATGCTTTCTACATTTGACGGTCCCGACTCGACGTCCGCGTGTGCAGCTCGCGAGATCTCGAACTCTCCCCTGCAGTCGCTCACCCTGTTGAACGATCCGGTTTTCTTTGAGTGTGCTCAGTCGCTTGGGCAGCAAAAGCTTGCCGCCGAAGAAGACGCTTGGATTTCCGAGATGTTTCAGCGCATGCTCTCACGAAATCCGACCAGCGAAGAGTTGGCAGCCTCGCAGGAGTTCTATCGGGAGTTGCTCGATTCCCTGGAAAACAGCAAGCAATCCGATCTGAAAGCGATTGTGAACGACGAGAAGAGCAGCGCGTCTCTCATTCAGCAAGCCGCTCAGGTTCTATTGGCGCGAAGCCTGATGAATCTCGACGAGTTTATCACCCGCCCCTAGCGGAAGAATCGAAAAAGATGACCACCATGAATATGCTTGCCTATCAATCCGCCAGCCAACGCGCACGCCGCGACTTTCTATTTCAATCGCTCTGGGGCATGGGGGCTGTAACGCTTTCGAACCTGCTTGCCCCGGAAGAGATCGTATCGAACGCGGCGGCCGATGAACGCGTGGATCCACTCGTTAAGAGGGACTCGCATTTTCCGGCCCGCGCGAAGAACTGTATCTATATCTATCTCGAAGGCGGGCCCAGCCAGATGGATCTTTACGATCCCAAGCCAACTTTGAACAAGCTCGATGGCCAGCCATTGCCGGAATCGATGCTCGAAAACATGCAGTTCGCATTCCTGCAAAAGGAAACGGCACGCATCATGGGGACATCGCGGAAGTTCTCTAAGCACGGCAAGTGCGGTATGGATTTCTCCGACCTTCTTCCCCACCTGGCAAGTTGCGCCGACGACCTGTGCATGGTCCGCTCGGTTCATACCGACCAATTTAATCATGTGCCTGCCCAACTGCTGATGAACTGCGGTTCGGCGATTGCCGGGCGGCCAAGTATGGGTTCTTGGCTTTGTTACGGATTGGGAAGTGAATCGCAGAATCTACCTGCCTATGTTTCACTGGCAACGACAGGACGCGGCATCCCCGGCGGCTCGGCGAGTTGGTCGAGCGGTTTTCTCCCTTCATCGTATTCCGGTGTGTTGTTCGGCAGCGAAGGGCAAACCGTCAATAACATTCAGAATCCCGAGGGAATCACGGATGAAATTCAGCGATCTTCGGTGAACTTCATCAACACGTTAAATCGTCAAAGGATCGACCACACCGGCGACTCCGAACTGATCAGCCGGATCAAAGCTTATGAACTCGGCTTCCGACTTCAATCGTCGGCTCCCGAACTAACGGATCTTTCCAGCGAGTCCCAAAGTACGCTCGACATGTACGGCTTCGATCGCAAAGAGCCTGAGATTAAGAGCAACCGCGGAGGCAAAGGCCTCTTCCGTGAATTCGCTTACGATTGCTTGATGGCGCGGCGATTGGTGGAACGTGGTGTCCGTGTCGTCAATATCATTCACTCGTCATGGGATCACCACTCGCGACTCGAACCCGAATTGACACACAACAGCCTGATGGCCGATCAACCGATTGCCGCACTGATCAAGGATCTGAAGCAGCGCGGACTACTCGACGACACGTTGGTGATTGTCGGATCGGAGTTTGGCCGAACTCCCTTGGGCGAGAATCGGCCGGGGTACAAGAAGGTGACCGGTCGCGATCATCACCCCGGTGCGTTCACCATTCTGATGGCCGGGGGGGGCGTTAAGTCGGGCTTTACCTACGGAGCTTCCGACGATATCGGATGGCATGTGGCCGAGAACCCTGTCCACGTCCACGACCTGCATGCCACTGTGCTCCATTTGTTTGGTCTCGATCACACGCGGCTGACCTATCGCGTCCAAGGACGTGACTTCCGCCTAACCGATGTCGCCGGGCGAGTTGTCAACGATATCATCGCGTAGCGCGCCCATCGTCGTACGGGCCAACGCGACTCTCCCGAGCCTCGCTTCTCTTCCGCTTAGCCCGCTACGCGTATCGCGTGGGGGCGAGCCGGGCTGCTGGCGATCGATTGCTGGATCCGGTTCCAGCTCCACATCAGCACCACGGCGACGATCACGATCAGGACCAGCGT from Rosistilla carotiformis includes the following:
- a CDS encoding sigma-70 family RNA polymerase sigma factor, translated to MNQKVEQLNEDAEAREMELRLEFEQMLQASRDKLMLYLVALVSNVADAEDLCQRISLVMWQKFSDYDRSRSFLSWACGIARFEAYNFRRARVADRMLWRNDLPELLASTLENLDQAPSHQRLSALRNCVQALPEREQSFVWQIYWEGRSFDSIAQSLGCSVRTFYNRMYLLRRRLSHCVARRSKAE
- a CDS encoding carboxypeptidase-like regulatory domain-containing protein; translated protein: MFSGRIVLLCLIAGALSLGCSRAHNLPGETGTVKGHVSYRDGTIPEGSSVVMLHKGTGIPAVGVTDSDGNFTMIMREGPDVLVGDYVVNIRPPGEIDDNVLEITAETVPPLWNEVPQKYWNPSTSNEAYTVNSGTNFYEFTLTDN
- a CDS encoding alpha/beta hydrolase family protein; this translates as MQHFTLFRSQLKPSRFLGLIVLLLASTGEIEAVDPSPQELPNSSVDPRYIEAEFVSTFDRTMQPLRYALPPKSQDAERPVLVFLHSWSSDYHLHKPEWLRAALSRGWIFVEPNFRGPNDNPEACGSAAARADVLDCVEFAIKHLNVDTNRIYLAGASGGGHMTMLMAGRHPERFTAASAWVGISDLKKWYEHHSPNGIPQNYAKKVAKCCGGAPGVSKLVDQQYYQRSPIHWITNAGDLPLDIAAGVHDGQSGSVPFQHSVQLYNAIAKSHAAPLVSDAELQQLWDQGKLTKPQAQDTAEDPTYRRDIKLRRKTNNARLTIFEGGHEGLAEAACAWLEVQRRPTHLSSVPE
- a CDS encoding DUF1559 domain-containing protein, which codes for MLRFHPFRRHGFTLVELLVVIAIIGILVGLLLPAVQAAREAARRMSCGNNLKQIGLGLHNYHDTFQSFPIGSRHSKGDLANPGFGVSWWLGLLPFVEQGNLSDQLTVDGNHPGSLSNGGGGAYDGHAVNGPIIDGIEIDVMLCPSSPLQAVRSSGYSYTITCPQYTGISGAANDALGFNLNPTNRQWVGYQSGIVSLSGMLTPLNSIKMRDATDGLSNTLIVGEQADFVVDTNGNRTATINNHQGFMCGINKTAFGFTERTFNTTTIMYPINGSSLSLTGVKNNDGTNNGIFSAHPGGSLVAISDGSVRFVSENLELRTLKLLATRDDGQVLGEF
- the tnpC gene encoding IS66 family transposase; protein product: MLVKQIEILTARLEKVEREGKRQAAPFRKKRKSDPKKPGRKSGEDHGNHHRRAVPEVIDETYDVPLPACCPDCGHKELTKTETLVQFQTEIPRTVINRQFNIDAGRCSGCGSHVQSRHELQTSGAVGAAAAQLGPNVHAAMTLLNKELGLSHGKVKRLLEMLFEIHVSRSTSCRSMLRTADRLEQADQQVRDAVRGSPQVVGDETGWRVDGRGAWLHAFVGLTATCYEVDPTRSIGPAKRLLGMDWSGIFGHDGWAVYDKFTSATHQQCFAHLLRRCESLIESGTGVALAFPRGVKKLLLRGFEFRNRFRRDEVGVHGMKVMAGRLTMQMWDLVRHRKTHRANERFAKFLEKHLHDLYTFLRHPGADATNWRGEQAIRPAVVNRKVWGGNRTESGALAQSRIMSVMQTCKQRLADPFDFIRHQLLSPTPLALPLPITAR
- a CDS encoding PSD1 and planctomycete cytochrome C domain-containing protein; protein product: MVHRTVVVSLIILILCASSVGADEAPDFAREVLPILSKQCFACHGPDEETREGGLRLDTREHAVEELDSGSRAIVPGDADQSELMARVVTKDEFLQMPPPETGKSLSDDEKEILRRWVESGAKYSLHWAFQPIHKPAAPLSTKGGWGRNEVDAFVLAKLQAAGLSPSPEASPEELMRRLYLDLIGLPPTYTEVQEFASDPNDEAYGQIVDRLLASKHFGERWGRHWLDLARYADSNGYLGDELRPEAWRYRDWVIEAINNDLPYDQFSTEQIAGDLLEDATESQRIATGFHRNAMENTEAGVDKEADRVAQTVDRLSTFGTIWMGMTVGCAECHTHKFDPLTHQEFYQLYAFFNNLESDKVVLGYRDQVAEDSQEAKQREEKIDEIVAKILQDLVSLDPAQKELVDQRLDTLAKPEKHRTEEEKESLEHWLADLPDDTRSRLAEYEDLASKRPAPKQIVAPAVQQRRKPRQTFIHYRGDFRQPSDKVYPGTPSFLPPLESSEKDADRVDLAKWLFHPEHPLTARTATNHIWQHLFLEGMFRTEDNLGVAGDPPTHPQLLDWLAGELQENGWSRKSLIKTIVLSSTYRQSSQQTQRLKEVDPENRLLGRQFRYRLEAEIIRDLALSVSGLISKNIGGPSIRPPMNKRLTSISRNQSWDVSRGEQKYRRGMYILFRRATPFPMLSTFDGPDSTSACAAREISNSPLQSLTLLNDPVFFECAQSLGQQKLAAEEDAWISEMFQRMLSRNPTSEELAASQEFYRELLDSLENSKQSDLKAIVNDEKSSASLIQQAAQVLLARSLMNLDEFITRP
- a CDS encoding DUF1501 domain-containing protein yields the protein MTTMNMLAYQSASQRARRDFLFQSLWGMGAVTLSNLLAPEEIVSNAAADERVDPLVKRDSHFPARAKNCIYIYLEGGPSQMDLYDPKPTLNKLDGQPLPESMLENMQFAFLQKETARIMGTSRKFSKHGKCGMDFSDLLPHLASCADDLCMVRSVHTDQFNHVPAQLLMNCGSAIAGRPSMGSWLCYGLGSESQNLPAYVSLATTGRGIPGGSASWSSGFLPSSYSGVLFGSEGQTVNNIQNPEGITDEIQRSSVNFINTLNRQRIDHTGDSELISRIKAYELGFRLQSSAPELTDLSSESQSTLDMYGFDRKEPEIKSNRGGKGLFREFAYDCLMARRLVERGVRVVNIIHSSWDHHSRLEPELTHNSLMADQPIAALIKDLKQRGLLDDTLVIVGSEFGRTPLGENRPGYKKVTGRDHHPGAFTILMAGGGVKSGFTYGASDDIGWHVAENPVHVHDLHATVLHLFGLDHTRLTYRVQGRDFRLTDVAGRVVNDIIA